The following proteins are co-located in the Bosea sp. AS-1 genome:
- a CDS encoding DUF305 domain-containing protein, with protein sequence MMRFVLTAGLAASMITAALAQPAPKPQMGDSMPMKMMMPEASDSASTKEYKASMMRMMQAMPSKFTGDADVDFMMQMKAHHQGAIDMAKVALANGKDPTVKRLATEIVSAQEKEIKTIDEWLKTKGK encoded by the coding sequence ATGATGCGCTTCGTTCTGACCGCTGGCCTCGCGGCCTCCATGATAACCGCCGCACTCGCGCAGCCAGCTCCCAAGCCTCAGATGGGCGACAGCATGCCCATGAAAATGATGATGCCGGAGGCCTCCGATTCCGCATCAACCAAGGAATACAAGGCGAGCATGATGCGGATGATGCAGGCGATGCCGTCGAAATTTACCGGCGATGCCGACGTCGACTTCATGATGCAGATGAAAGCCCACCATCAAGGCGCAATCGATATGGCCAAGGTAGCCTTGGCGAATGGCAAGGACCCCACCGTCAAGAGGCTCGCCACTGAAATCGTCAGCGCGCAGGAAAAGGAGATCAAGACGATCGACGAATGGCTGAAAACGAAGGGAAAATAG
- a CDS encoding DUF305 domain-containing protein yields MEHGNGHKGPNHYGRLAIELTLDFIVMYLVMYTMIAALAHFHFNLNNVYMTMMMVAPMTIIMLVSMRSMFPSSRLNIIIGGAAVAVFVIGFIAMRTQAGIGNAEFLRAMIPHHSGAILMCQKASITDPEIVALCQEITKSQKAEIAQMETILARQR; encoded by the coding sequence ATGGAGCATGGCAATGGCCATAAGGGCCCAAACCATTACGGCCGCCTAGCGATCGAACTGACGCTGGATTTCATTGTGATGTACCTCGTCATGTACACCATGATCGCAGCGCTTGCGCATTTCCATTTCAATCTCAACAACGTTTACATGACCATGATGATGGTCGCGCCGATGACGATCATCATGCTCGTCTCCATGCGCTCGATGTTCCCCTCGTCGCGGCTGAACATCATTATCGGCGGCGCCGCCGTTGCCGTCTTTGTCATTGGCTTCATAGCCATGCGAACCCAAGCCGGCATTGGCAATGCCGAGTTCCTGCGCGCAATGATCCCACATCATTCCGGCGCGATCCTGATGTGCCAGAAAGCCAGCATCACTGATCCGGAGATCGTCGCGCTCTGTCAGGAAATCACCAAGTCGCAGAAGGCGGAAATCGCGCAAATGGAGACAATCCTCGCCCGGCAGAGGTGA